ATACATTAAACGTAACTGCTAGTGTACGGTAACGAACATCTGTATGGAATATACTTGGTAATAGACTTGGCATTGCACCTTCATATGTTGAAAGGAAGAAACCAAGAATGAATATACCTAATGAAATAAACATCAATTGATTCATGCCAATCAAGTAAAATGCTAATAATGAAAATGCTGTTAAGCCAAATGTACCGACAAGAACAACTTTCTTGTTACCAATTTTATCACTTAAACGTCCAAATAAGAACGCTAAAGGAACCATGATTACCATGACACTTGTAATAAGAATTGTACTTAATGATGCTGAAATACCAATTTCTCCTTCTAAGTAAGAAGGCATGTATGATAATAACATGTAGTTTGTGATATTGAAGAATGCTACTGCAATGAAGCATAATACGATATCTTTTTTATGATTTTTAAGGATTGACCCTAATGACTCTTGTTCATCATCATTGTCTGAAATTTCGTTTTCAAATATAGGTGTTTCGTCTAAATGTCTTCTTAAATATAAACCGAATAGTCCAAGTGGTGCACCTAAGATAAATGGAATTCTCCAGCCCCAAGATTGCATTTGAGCATCAGATAAACCAATTGTTAATCCAGTTGCTAATAAAGAAGCAAGGATATAACCAGCCAAAGTACCAATTTCTAATCCACTACCAAGAACACTTCTCTTCTTATCTGGAGAAGACTCTGCAATGTAAACCATCGCACCAGCATATTCCCCACCAGTTGAGAAACCTTGAATAATTCTAGCAATCAGTAATAGAATTGGCGCCCATACACCAATTTGATCGTAAGTTGGTAATAATCCAATTAATAACGTTGAAAATGCCATTAAAATAATTGTCG
The Mammaliicoccus sp. Dog046 genome window above contains:
- a CDS encoding MFS transporter, with amino-acid sequence MKFNKNKVNVVDMKQTKKSVYATGIGNAMEWFDFGLYSYLAIIISKNFFSSVENDELKLVFTFATFAIAFLMRPLGGVIFGRIGDKLGRKTVLTTTIILMAFSTLLIGLLPTYDQIGVWAPILLLIARIIQGFSTGGEYAGAMVYIAESSPDKKRSVLGSGLEIGTLAGYILASLLATGLTIGLSDAQMQSWGWRIPFILGAPLGLFGLYLRRHLDETPIFENEISDNDDEQESLGSILKNHKKDIVLCFIAVAFFNITNYMLLSYMPSYLEGEIGISASLSTILITSVMVIMVPLAFLFGRLSDKIGNKKVVLVGTFGLTAFSLLAFYLIGMNQLMFISLGIFILGFFLSTYEGAMPSLLPSIFHTDVRYRTLAVTFNVSVSIFGGTTPLVSTWLVHATNNPLAPAYYLTAVSIIGFVAILVLFETTSGKALKGSYPTVSSKKELEKVAKNPEDALWWNESEVPENKVKLD